The following are from one region of the Psychrilyobacter piezotolerans genome:
- the rpe gene encoding ribulose-phosphate 3-epimerase: MNTIKIAPSILSADFSKLGDEIIDITKAGADMIHIDVMDGNFVPNISFGVPIMKSIRDKTDLIFDVHLMIDAPERYIEDFAKAGADMIVVHAESTTHLHRVIQQIKNLGLKAGVSLNPATPVENLKYVIDELDMVLLMSVNPGFGGQKFIPSTIKKIKEVREISPTVDIQIDGGITDTTIKPCIEAGANIFVAGSFVFGGDYKEQIEKLKG; the protein is encoded by the coding sequence ATGAATACAATTAAAATTGCACCTTCAATCCTATCAGCTGATTTTAGTAAATTAGGAGATGAAATAATAGATATAACAAAAGCCGGAGCGGATATGATCCATATTGATGTTATGGATGGGAATTTTGTTCCAAATATCTCATTTGGAGTTCCAATTATGAAATCGATTAGAGATAAAACGGATTTAATTTTTGATGTACATTTGATGATAGACGCACCTGAAAGATATATTGAAGATTTTGCCAAAGCCGGAGCAGACATGATAGTAGTTCATGCTGAATCAACAACTCACCTTCATAGAGTTATCCAGCAAATAAAAAATCTTGGTCTAAAAGCCGGAGTTTCATTGAATCCAGCTACCCCTGTAGAAAATTTAAAATATGTAATAGATGAACTGGATATGGTATTACTTATGTCTGTTAACCCTGGGTTTGGAGGACAAAAATTTATACCTTCTACTATAAAAAAGATAAAAGAAGTGAGAGAGATCTCTCCTACGGTAGATATTCAGATAGATGGTGGTATTACAGATACTACAATTAAACCTTGTATAGAAGCCGGGGCAAATATATTTGTAGCC
- a CDS encoding PASTA domain-containing protein, which translates to MNKKIIITMSSLAIIAGIFLAGNVGLKFFFHDYLYETPNLKGLKIEEARTLVGSNFKLVHMGEHYSEFKKGEIYSQLPISQKHIKKGRPIKVWISKGIDTVILPDLKGKNMQDARVILSDLGIKVGRISHTMEGYMNNKVIGTDPSEGSSISRGSSVSLLINVSKIKNIRMPDILGFSQGEGEKILREKKLVIGDIKRVHRNDFPEDTIIDVSYPAGKDVLAGSIINITVTAQSEEE; encoded by the coding sequence ATGAATAAAAAAATAATTATTACAATGAGTAGTTTAGCCATTATAGCCGGGATTTTTCTTGCTGGAAATGTAGGGTTGAAATTTTTCTTTCATGATTATCTATATGAAACACCAAATTTAAAAGGGCTAAAAATTGAGGAAGCCAGAACATTGGTAGGATCGAATTTTAAATTAGTTCATATGGGAGAACATTATTCGGAGTTTAAAAAAGGCGAGATCTACTCCCAGCTGCCTATATCCCAAAAGCATATAAAGAAAGGCAGACCTATAAAAGTTTGGATAAGTAAGGGAATAGATACGGTGATTTTACCCGATTTGAAGGGTAAAAATATGCAGGATGCCAGAGTGATCCTCAGTGACTTAGGAATTAAAGTCGGCAGGATTTCCCATACTATGGAAGGATATATGAACAACAAAGTCATAGGAACCGATCCTTCAGAGGGGAGTTCAATTTCTCGTGGGAGTTCGGTATCCCTGCTGATCAATGTAAGTAAGATAAAAAATATCAGGATGCCGGATATCCTGGGATTTTCCCAGGGAGAAGGAGAAAAGATCCTCCGGGAAAAAAAATTGGTTATAGGAGATATAAAAAGAGTGCATAGGAATGATTTTCCTGAAGATACGATTATTGATGTTAGTTATCCTGCTGGAAAAGATGTTTTAGCAGGTTCGATTATAAATATTACAGTTACAGCTCAGAGTGAGGAGGAATAA
- a CDS encoding M3 family metallopeptidase: MQLNYKKLDEKFIDELNEKIIAAEDAIEELLKIKDKTYDNFFDVMEHLLDDIEKFSFPLQIEISTNITDLGKKTYEEYIPIMNEFTSKLSQNEELAGSIMKIYETEDLSDVRKRILEKQILSFKSSGIGLDKKSKEKIKSINLELAKLGNDFSQNVTDATNGYELIIEDEKVLSEFSALDKKSAEIEEGKWKFTLHGPSLTTFLKYCNDRELRERLYRASATKAPENEELIERILNLRDEKAKILGYENYRELSIASKTANNAVEVIDFLKELGKEALPKAVEEIEELKTFAGEKLGYDSVEIYDYAYLSRKLKEIKYNFDPSEAKPYFEKNKVVCGMFQFLENVFNLKARQIQDVKLWNDKVTVFELERNGVLLGNLIMDLETNENKRGGAWADSWITSYTKDGIRVPATGIIVCNFPPSKDGVPSLLDHSDVVTLFHEMGHALHLITSKTKEISASGFNGTEWDVVEYPSQWLQEFANNKEIIKTFGIHYETGEVISDELIQKILDSLNYGQGYGNNRQVEFGLFDLMIYDHAYSKKQVQEKLDEVRKMVSVIKTPSYNKFQCSFSHIFAGGYGAGYYSYKWAEVLSADSYLEMTKDGNIDKELANNFFDNLLSLGGSVNMKESFVNVHGRQPDPKALLKLTGIL; this comes from the coding sequence ATGCAGTTAAATTACAAAAAACTAGATGAAAAGTTTATAGATGAACTCAATGAAAAAATCATTGCAGCAGAGGATGCTATTGAGGAGTTATTAAAAATAAAAGATAAAACATACGATAATTTCTTCGATGTAATGGAGCATCTTTTGGATGATATTGAAAAATTTTCATTCCCGTTACAGATTGAAATCTCAACAAACATTACAGATTTAGGAAAGAAAACATATGAGGAATATATCCCCATTATGAATGAATTCACTTCTAAATTAAGCCAGAATGAGGAACTTGCCGGCTCTATCATGAAAATCTATGAAACTGAAGACCTGAGTGATGTGAGAAAAAGAATCCTTGAAAAACAAATATTATCATTTAAATCCAGCGGTATAGGCTTAGATAAAAAGAGTAAGGAGAAGATCAAATCCATCAATTTAGAACTGGCTAAACTGGGGAACGATTTCAGCCAAAATGTAACCGATGCTACCAATGGATATGAGTTAATTATCGAGGATGAAAAGGTTCTGTCTGAATTTTCAGCCTTAGATAAAAAGTCTGCTGAAATAGAGGAAGGAAAATGGAAGTTTACCCTTCATGGGCCTTCCCTCACTACATTTTTAAAATATTGCAACGACAGAGAACTAAGGGAAAGATTATACAGGGCTTCTGCCACAAAGGCACCTGAAAATGAGGAGCTCATCGAGAGAATTTTGAATTTGAGGGATGAAAAAGCTAAAATTTTAGGGTATGAAAATTACAGGGAACTGTCTATTGCCTCAAAAACTGCCAATAATGCCGTGGAAGTTATAGATTTCTTAAAAGAGTTAGGAAAAGAAGCTCTGCCTAAGGCCGTGGAGGAGATCGAGGAATTAAAAACTTTTGCTGGGGAAAAATTAGGTTACGACAGTGTGGAGATCTATGACTATGCATATCTTTCCAGGAAATTAAAGGAGATCAAGTATAATTTCGACCCCAGTGAGGCCAAGCCGTACTTTGAAAAAAATAAGGTAGTCTGCGGGATGTTCCAGTTTTTAGAAAATGTCTTTAATTTAAAAGCCAGGCAGATACAGGATGTAAAATTATGGAATGACAAAGTGACCGTATTTGAATTGGAAAGAAACGGAGTACTTTTAGGAAACCTGATCATGGATTTGGAAACCAATGAAAATAAGAGGGGAGGAGCCTGGGCCGACAGCTGGATTACAAGTTATACGAAAGATGGAATCCGGGTTCCTGCAACGGGGATAATTGTTTGTAATTTCCCACCTAGTAAGGATGGGGTTCCATCATTACTGGATCATTCAGATGTAGTAACTCTATTCCATGAGATGGGACATGCTCTTCATCTTATTACATCTAAGACAAAGGAGATCTCTGCCTCTGGGTTCAACGGAACCGAGTGGGATGTAGTAGAATATCCATCCCAGTGGTTACAGGAGTTTGCCAACAACAAAGAGATCATAAAGACATTTGGAATCCACTATGAGACCGGGGAGGTTATTTCCGATGAATTGATCCAAAAAATCTTAGATTCTTTAAATTATGGGCAGGGGTATGGAAACAACAGACAGGTTGAATTTGGATTGTTTGACCTGATGATCTATGATCATGCTTACTCTAAAAAACAGGTGCAGGAAAAATTAGATGAGGTCAGAAAAATGGTTTCGGTAATAAAAACACCATCATACAATAAGTTCCAATGTTCATTCAGCCATATATTTGCAGGTGGGTATGGAGCAGGTTATTATTCCTATAAATGGGCTGAAGTACTTTCTGCTGACAGTTATTTAGAGATGACTAAGGACGGAAACATAGATAAGGAATTAGCCAATAATTTCT
- the rsgA gene encoding ribosome small subunit-dependent GTPase A: MTKIKGFYYVQVEETTYECRLRGILKKKNNKDNCVTGDLVEFGEDGFITKVYPRQNIIHRPLVSNIDYLVIQFSALDPKFDIGRFNILLLNAFYYKIKPVAVINKIELLDEEGLKELKGQLDFLKGLDIEVFYISTYENIGVEKVKDYIKDKITAFGGPSGAGKSSLLNMLQEEKVLEIGETSRKHSRGKHTTKGTTLLPMENGGWVIDTPGFSSIELPPIKTVDELAGLFTEFNEYRNCKYSNCIHINEPECGIKNELNHGISQSRYDFYLWCYKFYSEERWNKY, encoded by the coding sequence ATTACGAAAATAAAAGGATTTTATTACGTTCAAGTGGAAGAAACTACTTATGAATGCAGGTTAAGAGGGATACTAAAGAAAAAAAACAATAAAGACAACTGTGTTACAGGAGATCTGGTAGAATTTGGTGAAGATGGGTTTATCACAAAGGTATATCCCAGACAAAATATCATCCACAGACCCCTGGTTTCAAATATAGATTATCTGGTTATTCAATTTTCAGCATTAGATCCAAAATTTGACATTGGAAGATTTAATATATTGTTACTCAATGCTTTTTATTATAAGATCAAACCGGTAGCGGTTATCAACAAGATCGAGCTCCTGGATGAGGAAGGGTTGAAAGAATTAAAAGGACAACTGGATTTTTTAAAGGGATTGGATATAGAAGTATTTTATATTTCAACCTATGAAAATATTGGGGTAGAAAAGGTAAAAGATTATATAAAAGATAAAATAACTGCATTTGGAGGACCATCCGGGGCAGGAAAATCATCGCTCCTTAATATGCTCCAGGAAGAAAAGGTCTTGGAGATTGGAGAGACGAGTAGGAAGCATTCAAGGGGAAAACATACTACCAAGGGGACAACGCTTCTGCCAATGGAAAATGGCGGATGGGTAATTGATACACCTGGGTTTTCTTCCATAGAACTGCCACCAATAAAAACTGTGGATGAGCTGGCCGGCTTATTTACAGAATTTAATGAGTATAGAAACTGTAAATACAGCAACTGTATCCATATAAACGAACCTGAATGCGGGATAAAAAATGAACTTAATCATGGGATCAGCCAGAGCAGATATGATTTTTACCTGTGGTGTTATAAATTTTATAGTGAAGAAAGATGGAATAAATATTAG